From a single Epinephelus fuscoguttatus linkage group LG18, E.fuscoguttatus.final_Chr_v1 genomic region:
- the wdr45 gene encoding WD repeat domain phosphoinositide-interacting protein 4, translating to MAQQRGVNSLQFNQDQSCFCCAMETGVRIYNVEPLMEKGHLDHEQVGSVASCSMLHRSNLLAVVGGGVNPKFSEISVLVWDDARESRDPKDKLVLEFTFTKPVLAVRMRHDKIIIVLKNRIYVYSFPDNPVKLFEFDTRDNPKGLCDLCPSLEKQLLVFPGHKCGSLQLVDLSNTKPGTSSAPFTINAHQSEIACVALNQPGSVAASASRKGTLIRLFDTTTRDKLVELRRGTDPATLYCINFSHDSSFLCASSDKGTVHIFALKDTKLNRRSALARVGKVGPVIGQYVDSQWSLASFTVPAECACICAFGKNTSKNVNSVIAICVDGTFHKYVFTPDGNCNREAFDVYLDICDDDDF from the exons ATGGCTCAACAGAGAGGAGTCAACAGCCTGCAGTTCAACCAGGACCAGA GCTGTTTCTGCTGTGCTATGGAGACAGGGGTCAGGATTTACAACGTGGAGCCCCTGATGGAGAAAGGTCACCTGG accATGAGCAGGTCGGCAGTGTGGCCTCCTGCTCCATGTTGCATCGATCCAACCTGCTGGCCGTAGTCGGGGGAGGCGTCAACCCCAAATTCTCAGAAATATCAG TGCTGGTCTGGGACGACGCTCGGGAGTCACGAGACCCCAAAGACAAGCTGGTCCTGGAGTTCACCTTCACCAAACCTGTTCTAGCTGTTCGCATGAGGCACGACAA aATCATCATCGTGTTAAAGAACAGGATCTATGTGTACAGTTTTCCAGATAACCCAGTCAAACTTTTTGAGTTTGACACCAGAGACAATCCCAAAG GCCTGTGTGATTTATGCCCCAGTCTGGAGAAACAGCTGCTGGTCTTCCCGGGACATAAATGCGGCAGCCTGCAGCTGGTC GACCTGTCCAACACCAAGCCTGGCACATCATCTGCCCCGTTTACCATCAACGCCCACCAGAGTGAGATCGCCTGCGTGGCGCTTAACCAGCCTGGCAGCGTGGCGGCTTCAGCCTCTCGCAAAGGAACGCTCATCCGCCTGTTTGACACGACGACCAGAGACAAGCTGGTGGAGCTGCGCAGAGGAACCGACCCGGCCACCCTCTACTG CATCAACTTCAGCCACGACTCCTCGTTCCTGTGTGCCTCCAGCGATAAAGGCACCGTCCACATCTTCGCACTCAAAGACACCAAACTCAACCGCCGCTCTGC ACTGGCGCGTGTTGGGAAGGTGGGCcctgtgattggtcagtacGTGGACAGCCAGTGGTCATTGGCCAGCTTCACTGTGCCAGCTGAGTGTGCCTGTATCTGTGCTTTTGGAAAGAACACGTCCAAGAACGTCAACTCTGTCATTG CCATATGTGTGGACGGCACCTTCCATAAGTACGTGTTCACCCCCGATGGAAACTGCAACCGAGAAGCCTTCGACGTGTATTTGGATATATGTGACGATGATGACTTCTGA